In a single window of the Xylanimonas protaetiae genome:
- a CDS encoding ABC-F family ATP-binding cassette domain-containing protein encodes MHLIASDVSFAYPGASSSGAPADERAGERAVVGAAGTLRPVGLAGGEVTVAGPRDRGPEVLRHVTVRVSQGVRLGVVGENGSGKSTLLHLLAGRIDPTGGAVRRHGSVALVEQELQVVPGQTVGDLVHAALAGVRRVAADLDAAAAAFSSGSPQVPATEGGELRGEGHETGDLSELAELLAKADHLAAWDADRRVDVALTRLGAPRDLDRTLETLSVGQRYRVRLACRLAERSDLLLLDEPTNHLDDEAIGFLTSELLAWRGGVVLVTHDRQLLDDVATAILDLDPSIDGRPTLYGQPGYLSYRFAKTQAMVRWRQRYRQERKRAEALAERLSDSYEGLSDEWRPGKGSQKHRRATRARIHVKAADRLVQRLEAQAVEVPVPPMELRFPDLPSLDPGWDPAFPLIEVRNPRVVGTLPEGEPNVRLDLPGTRVAVPPAGRLLVVGANGTGKSTLLGVLSGRLGLSRGTRTTVDGLRVGVVGQENAPIIGRGLDDPRTLTGFDAAANEALALLSRGELDPDHVVPVAALGLLAEEDLDRPLAELSAGQRRRFELARTLLAAPHLLILDEPTNHLSIDLVDELTRALARTSAAVVVATHDRRMREDLADWPTLELA; translated from the coding sequence GTGCACCTGATCGCCTCCGACGTCTCGTTCGCCTACCCGGGCGCGTCGTCGTCCGGCGCTCCCGCCGACGAGCGCGCCGGCGAGCGCGCCGTCGTCGGCGCCGCCGGGACGCTGCGGCCCGTCGGCCTCGCCGGCGGCGAGGTGACCGTCGCCGGGCCCAGGGACCGCGGGCCCGAGGTGCTCCGGCACGTCACCGTCCGCGTCAGCCAGGGCGTGCGCCTCGGCGTCGTCGGGGAGAACGGGTCGGGCAAGTCGACGCTGCTGCACCTCCTCGCCGGACGGATCGACCCGACCGGCGGCGCGGTGCGCCGCCACGGGTCCGTCGCGCTCGTCGAGCAGGAGCTCCAGGTGGTGCCCGGGCAGACCGTCGGCGACCTCGTCCACGCGGCGCTCGCGGGCGTGCGGCGGGTGGCCGCGGACCTCGACGCCGCGGCGGCGGCGTTCTCTTCGGGGTCTCCGCAGGTCCCCGCAACGGAGGGAGGGGAGCTGCGGGGTGAGGGGCACGAGACCGGCGACCTGTCCGAGCTCGCCGAGCTGCTCGCCAAGGCCGACCACCTCGCCGCCTGGGATGCCGACCGCCGCGTCGACGTCGCCCTGACCCGCCTCGGCGCACCGCGTGACCTCGACCGGACGCTCGAGACCCTGAGCGTCGGCCAGCGCTACCGCGTGCGCCTTGCGTGCCGCCTGGCCGAGCGCTCCGACCTGCTGCTGCTCGACGAGCCCACCAACCACCTCGACGACGAGGCCATCGGCTTCCTCACGAGCGAGCTGCTCGCGTGGCGTGGCGGCGTCGTCCTCGTCACGCACGACCGCCAGCTGCTCGACGACGTCGCCACCGCGATCCTCGACCTCGACCCGTCGATCGACGGCAGGCCGACCCTCTACGGGCAGCCGGGCTACCTCTCCTACCGGTTCGCCAAGACGCAGGCCATGGTCCGGTGGCGGCAGCGCTACCGGCAGGAACGCAAGCGGGCCGAGGCGCTCGCGGAGCGGCTCTCGGACTCCTACGAGGGGCTCTCCGACGAGTGGCGGCCCGGCAAGGGGTCGCAGAAGCACCGCCGCGCCACGCGGGCCCGCATCCACGTCAAGGCGGCCGACCGGCTGGTCCAGCGGCTCGAGGCGCAGGCCGTCGAGGTGCCCGTGCCGCCGATGGAGCTCCGCTTCCCGGACCTGCCGTCGCTCGACCCGGGCTGGGACCCGGCGTTCCCGCTCATCGAGGTGCGCAACCCGCGCGTCGTCGGGACGCTTCCGGAGGGGGAGCCGAACGTCCGCCTCGACCTGCCGGGCACCCGGGTCGCCGTCCCGCCGGCCGGGCGGCTGCTCGTCGTCGGGGCGAACGGGACGGGCAAGTCGACGCTCCTGGGTGTCCTGTCCGGCCGCCTCGGCCTGAGCCGCGGCACGCGGACGACGGTCGACGGGCTGCGCGTCGGCGTCGTCGGGCAGGAGAACGCGCCCATCATCGGGCGCGGCCTGGACGACCCGCGCACGCTCACGGGGTTCGACGCCGCCGCCAACGAGGCGCTGGCGCTGCTCTCGCGCGGCGAGCTCGACCCCGACCACGTGGTGCCCGTGGCGGCGCTCGGGCTGCTCGCGGAGGAGGACCTCGACCGGCCGCTCGCCGAGCTCTCGGCGGGTCAGCGCCGCCGGTTCGAGCTCGCGCGCACGCTGCTCGCGGCGCCGCACCTGCTCATCCTGGACGAGCCGACCAACCACCTGTCGATCGACCTGGTCGACGAGCTCACGCGGGCGCTCGCGCGCACGAGCGCCGCCGTCGTCGTCGCGACGCACGACCGCCGCATGCGCGAGGACCTCGCGGACTGGCCGACGCTCGAGCTCGCCTGA
- a CDS encoding NUDIX hydrolase family protein, whose amino-acid sequence MTASAELPPPDDWEPPVPRQSGWLTPEDLAEARAQLPLLYVDAIPVRVDESGDVVAVGLLLRMGTRGLTRSLVSGRVLYHERVRDALLRHLEKDLGPVALPRVPSSPQPFTVAEYFPTPGITAFHDPRQHAVSLAYVVPVSGDCRPQQDALEIAWLTPEEACADTVQAEFVGGQGTLVKQAMAWVGRLS is encoded by the coding sequence GTGACCGCGTCTGCCGAGCTTCCCCCGCCCGACGACTGGGAGCCGCCCGTCCCCCGTCAGTCCGGCTGGTTGACGCCGGAGGACCTCGCCGAGGCCCGCGCCCAGCTCCCCCTGCTGTACGTCGACGCCATCCCCGTGCGCGTCGACGAGTCGGGCGACGTCGTCGCCGTCGGGCTGCTGCTGCGGATGGGCACGCGCGGCCTGACGCGCTCGCTCGTCTCCGGCCGCGTGCTGTACCACGAGCGGGTGCGCGACGCGCTGCTGCGGCACCTCGAGAAGGACCTCGGGCCGGTCGCGCTGCCGCGCGTGCCGTCGTCGCCGCAGCCCTTCACCGTCGCGGAGTACTTCCCGACGCCGGGCATCACGGCGTTCCACGACCCGCGCCAGCACGCGGTGTCGCTCGCCTACGTCGTCCCGGTCAGCGGCGACTGCCGCCCGCAGCAGGACGCGCTGGAGATCGCCTGGCTCACGCCCGAGGAGGCGTGCGCGGACACCGTGCAGGCCGAGTTCGTGGGCGGCCAGGGCACGCTGGTCAAGCAGGCGATGGCCTGGGTGGGCCGGCTGTCCTGA
- the trxA gene encoding thioredoxin gives MATVELTDDTFRETVEGNDIVLVDFWATWCPPCRQFGPVFEKSSETNPDVVHGKIDTDAQQRIAAAAGITSIPTLMAFREGVLVFSQPGALPAKSLQEVVDAVKALDMDEVREAIEADASRAG, from the coding sequence ATGGCCACCGTCGAGCTCACCGACGACACCTTCCGCGAGACCGTCGAGGGCAACGACATCGTGCTCGTCGACTTCTGGGCCACCTGGTGCCCGCCGTGCCGCCAGTTCGGCCCGGTCTTCGAGAAGTCCTCCGAGACCAACCCCGACGTCGTCCACGGCAAGATCGACACCGACGCCCAGCAGCGCATCGCCGCGGCCGCGGGCATCACGTCCATCCCCACGCTCATGGCGTTCCGCGAGGGCGTCCTCGTCTTCTCGCAGCCGGGCGCGCTGCCGGCCAAGTCGCTCCAGGAGGTCGTGGACGCGGTCAAGGCCCTGGACATGGACGAGGTCCGCGAGGCGATCGAGGCGGACGCCTCGCGCGCCGGCTGA
- a CDS encoding ABC transporter permease, whose product MSITTIEPTRAAKAGAAAVQSRSPGRLAWSRFVRDRKTLFGAAVVVVYVVLAAIAPVLVSSHALDPYTLHQDLIDPQGLPKGGVFGGISLAHPMGIEPGIGRDVMSRVWYGLTFSLLIATSAAVLAVVLGVVLGIVAGMAGGWTDTLIGRLVDLVLSFPQTLMLLALSGTIVAFLTDNLHVPAGDTSHAVYVIIVLAVFGWPSVARVVRGQVLSIREREFIDAARLLGASRARLWFREVLPNLWAPILVQFTLILPAYVSAEAALSYLGISIVPPTPTLGNILKDSIQYASGDFLYFFTPAFLLVLVVVSFNLLGDGLRDALDPKANR is encoded by the coding sequence ATGTCCATCACCACGATCGAGCCCACCCGAGCGGCCAAGGCCGGCGCAGCTGCCGTGCAGAGCCGCTCTCCCGGCAGGCTTGCATGGAGTCGCTTCGTGCGCGACCGCAAGACGCTCTTCGGGGCGGCCGTCGTCGTGGTCTACGTCGTCCTGGCGGCCATCGCGCCCGTCCTCGTGTCGTCGCACGCGCTCGACCCGTACACGCTCCACCAGGACCTCATCGACCCGCAGGGGCTCCCGAAGGGCGGCGTCTTCGGCGGGATCAGCCTGGCGCACCCGATGGGGATCGAGCCGGGCATCGGCCGTGACGTGATGAGCCGCGTCTGGTACGGGCTCACGTTCTCGCTGCTCATCGCGACGAGCGCCGCCGTCCTCGCGGTCGTGCTCGGCGTCGTGCTGGGCATCGTCGCCGGCATGGCGGGCGGCTGGACCGACACGCTCATCGGCCGCCTCGTGGACCTCGTGCTGTCGTTCCCGCAGACGCTGATGCTGCTGGCGCTGTCCGGCACGATCGTCGCGTTCCTGACCGACAACCTGCACGTCCCGGCCGGCGACACGTCGCACGCCGTCTACGTGATCATCGTGCTCGCCGTCTTCGGCTGGCCGTCGGTCGCCCGCGTCGTGCGCGGCCAGGTGCTGAGCATCCGTGAGCGCGAGTTCATCGACGCGGCCCGGCTCCTCGGCGCAAGCCGGGCGCGGCTGTGGTTCCGCGAGGTGCTGCCGAACCTGTGGGCGCCCATCCTCGTCCAGTTCACGCTGATCCTGCCCGCGTACGTCTCCGCCGAGGCGGCGCTGTCGTACCTCGGGATCTCGATCGTGCCGCCGACGCCGACGCTGGGGAACATCCTCAAGGACTCCATCCAGTACGCCTCGGGCGACTTTCTCTACTTCTTCACCCCCGCCTTCCTGCTCGTCCTCGTCGTCGTGAGCTTCAACCTGCTCGGCGACGGTCTGCGGGACGCGCTCGACCCGAAGGCGAACCGCTGA
- a CDS encoding ABC transporter substrate-binding protein yields the protein MNKKLLVGVAAGVSVAALTLTGCSSTASSTGAPSGSPAAEPVKGGNLTWIDVTGQFEATDPAAIYLGEELAGLRRTVYRGLTALTVADDANTKVVGDLATDTGTTPDEGKTWSFTLKDGLKWQDGAEITCADLQYGLSRSYDASLVAGTGVGTTYLAQYDLYDPAAPDYDLSSEYTGPLSGSAEAQAHFEAAASCEGSTITYHFKNAWPDFPYAAASLFTTDPYQESAEKGTAGLWTVNANGPYKLQGDTFDPSATDVLVRNDQYDPATDSTDVRGAYPDTITFDWVADPETITARLIADSGDDAAAFSPISIPSSKYSEISSDLSGRVEKTTSPYTRFLGINSLTLTDPKVRRALVLATDKTGFVQAAGGDNWGTPTSTIVSQSIAGFVENPSTKDDDPAGDPEAAKKLLAEAGQPNPEISYAFSDTPTNEKTAAVLQAGWQKAGFKVTLAPIPTDAKPSYYGQISAKDKNGQKIDVYYSGWASDWPTLFGVVPPILQSNPADATAGVGFNYGFYSNPDVDAAIADATAATDPAKQVAALQKADELAGADGAYVPLANQNNYYIHGSKIGGFLPDIASSYYPDLGGLYVAQ from the coding sequence ATGAACAAGAAGTTGCTCGTCGGCGTCGCCGCCGGTGTCAGCGTTGCGGCGCTGACGCTCACCGGCTGCTCGTCGACCGCGTCCTCGACCGGCGCCCCGTCCGGCAGCCCGGCGGCAGAGCCGGTCAAGGGCGGGAACCTGACCTGGATCGACGTCACCGGCCAGTTCGAGGCGACCGACCCGGCAGCCATCTACCTCGGCGAGGAGCTGGCCGGGCTGCGTCGCACCGTCTACCGCGGGCTGACCGCGCTGACGGTGGCGGACGACGCGAACACCAAGGTCGTCGGCGACCTCGCGACCGACACGGGCACGACGCCCGACGAGGGCAAGACCTGGTCGTTCACGCTCAAGGACGGCCTCAAGTGGCAGGACGGCGCGGAGATCACGTGCGCCGACCTGCAGTACGGCCTCTCGCGCTCGTACGACGCCAGCCTCGTCGCGGGCACCGGCGTCGGCACGACCTACCTCGCGCAGTACGACCTGTACGACCCGGCCGCCCCCGACTACGACCTGTCGTCGGAGTACACCGGCCCGCTGTCGGGCTCCGCCGAGGCGCAGGCCCACTTCGAGGCGGCCGCGTCCTGCGAGGGCAGCACCATCACGTACCACTTCAAGAACGCGTGGCCGGACTTCCCGTACGCCGCCGCGTCGCTGTTCACCACCGACCCGTACCAGGAGTCGGCCGAGAAGGGCACCGCCGGCCTCTGGACGGTCAACGCGAACGGTCCGTACAAGCTCCAGGGCGACACGTTCGACCCGAGCGCGACCGACGTCCTGGTCCGCAACGACCAGTACGACCCGGCGACCGACTCGACCGACGTGCGGGGCGCCTACCCCGACACGATCACGTTCGACTGGGTCGCCGACCCGGAGACGATCACCGCCCGCCTCATCGCGGACTCCGGTGACGACGCGGCCGCGTTCTCGCCGATCTCCATCCCGTCGTCGAAGTACTCGGAGATCTCCTCCGACCTGTCGGGCCGGGTCGAGAAGACGACCTCGCCGTACACGCGCTTCCTCGGGATCAACTCGCTCACCCTCACCGACCCGAAGGTCCGCCGCGCGCTCGTCCTCGCGACCGACAAGACGGGCTTCGTCCAGGCCGCGGGCGGCGACAACTGGGGCACGCCGACCTCGACGATCGTCTCGCAGTCCATCGCCGGCTTCGTCGAGAACCCGTCGACCAAGGACGACGACCCCGCCGGCGACCCGGAGGCCGCGAAGAAGCTGCTCGCCGAGGCGGGCCAGCCCAACCCCGAGATCAGCTACGCCTTCTCCGACACCCCGACCAACGAGAAGACCGCCGCGGTGCTCCAGGCAGGCTGGCAGAAGGCCGGCTTCAAGGTGACGCTCGCCCCGATCCCGACGGACGCGAAGCCGTCGTACTACGGCCAGATCTCCGCGAAGGACAAGAACGGCCAGAAGATCGACGTGTACTACTCCGGCTGGGCGTCCGACTGGCCGACCCTGTTCGGCGTCGTCCCGCCGATCCTGCAGTCGAACCCGGCGGACGCGACGGCGGGCGTCGGCTTCAACTACGGCTTCTACTCCAACCCGGACGTCGACGCCGCCATCGCCGACGCGACGGCCGCGACCGACCCGGCCAAGCAGGTCGCCGCGCTGCAGAAGGCGGACGAGCTCGCCGGTGCCGACGGCGCCTACGTGCCGCTCGCGAACCAGAACAACTACTACATCCACGGTTCGAAGATCGGCGGCTTCCTCCCGGACATCGCCTCGAGCTACTACCCCGACCTGGGCGGGCTGTACGTCGCCCAGTGA
- a CDS encoding ABC transporter permease: MIAYVVRRAGIGVVMLFTMALVTFVLFFAPGNPAINQCGKFCTAEKIQQISETYGYDQPVVVQFEKFAEGLFVGRDYPVNDAYRAQLVANGHEDQVIHCAAPCLGYSQHDARTVNADIAKYAPVTVSLAVAAFVLWIVIGILVGVLAAVFKGKWLDRAIVGVTLVVYALPTFFVGTFLLQYVAIKWKAFPYPRYVDPLATGDVRGWLVGLVLPAVTLALFYMAAYVRITRAFVLESMSEDYIRTARAKGLPTRSVLFKHGFRAALTPLVSMAGLDFAGLLAGAIITETVFAYQGLGQLTVTANKNNDLPVLVGLVLLAGGAVIVMNIVVDVLYAYIDPRVRLRK; the protein is encoded by the coding sequence GTGATCGCCTATGTCGTCCGCCGTGCCGGGATCGGCGTCGTGATGCTCTTCACGATGGCGCTCGTGACGTTCGTGCTGTTCTTCGCGCCGGGGAACCCGGCCATCAACCAGTGCGGCAAGTTCTGCACCGCGGAGAAGATCCAGCAGATCAGCGAGACCTACGGCTACGACCAGCCGGTCGTGGTCCAGTTCGAGAAGTTCGCCGAGGGCCTGTTCGTCGGCCGCGACTACCCCGTCAACGACGCGTACCGCGCCCAGCTCGTCGCCAACGGGCACGAGGACCAGGTCATCCACTGCGCCGCCCCGTGCCTGGGCTACTCGCAGCACGACGCGCGGACGGTGAACGCCGACATCGCCAAGTACGCACCGGTCACGGTGTCCCTGGCGGTCGCCGCGTTCGTCCTGTGGATCGTCATCGGGATCCTCGTCGGGGTCCTGGCGGCGGTGTTCAAGGGCAAGTGGCTCGACCGGGCCATCGTCGGCGTGACGCTCGTCGTGTACGCCCTGCCGACCTTCTTCGTCGGCACGTTCCTGCTGCAGTACGTCGCGATCAAGTGGAAGGCGTTCCCGTACCCGCGGTACGTCGACCCGCTCGCCACGGGCGACGTGCGGGGCTGGCTCGTCGGCCTCGTCCTGCCGGCCGTGACGCTCGCGCTGTTCTACATGGCCGCGTACGTGCGCATCACCCGCGCGTTCGTCCTGGAGTCCATGTCCGAGGACTACATCCGCACCGCGCGCGCCAAGGGTCTGCCCACGCGCTCGGTGCTGTTCAAGCACGGTTTCCGCGCGGCGCTCACGCCGCTCGTGTCGATGGCCGGGCTGGACTTCGCGGGCCTGCTCGCCGGCGCGATCATCACCGAGACGGTGTTCGCGTACCAGGGGCTCGGCCAGCTCACGGTCACCGCCAACAAGAACAACGACCTGCCGGTGCTCGTCGGCCTCGTGCTCCTCGCGGGCGGCGCCGTCATCGTCATGAACATCGTCGTCGACGTCCTGTACGCGTACATCGACCCGCGCGTGCGGCTCAGGAAGTGA
- a CDS encoding ABC transporter ATP-binding protein, whose amino-acid sequence MNRPFLSVENLVVHFPTSDGVVRATDGLSYTLERGKTLGIVGESGSGKSVSSSAILGLHRGTTARVSGEIWLDDVELLGLSEREMQRKRGADVAMIFQDPLSSLHPYYRVGDQVAEAYRVHHPVSKKAARARTIEMLARVGIPNPDRRVDDYPHQFSGGMRQRVMIAMALINDPKLLIADEPTTALDVTVQAQILDLLQDLQREFQTALIMITHDLGVIAELADDVLVMYAGRAVEHGDTRSLLTRPSMPYTWGLLQSVPDVSGPVDRPLRPIPGNPPSLLSPPTGCAFRPRCEFAQHVGDGRCSTQLPDLEEVAPGHVKRCHLPDPAVMYDAAPSLIGVS is encoded by the coding sequence ATGAACCGACCGTTCCTCTCCGTCGAGAACCTCGTCGTCCACTTCCCGACGTCCGACGGCGTCGTGCGTGCGACCGACGGCCTGTCGTACACCCTCGAGCGCGGCAAGACGCTCGGCATCGTGGGCGAGTCGGGCTCCGGCAAGTCCGTGTCGTCGTCGGCGATCCTGGGCCTGCACCGGGGGACCACGGCGCGCGTGAGCGGCGAGATCTGGCTCGACGACGTCGAGCTCCTGGGCCTGTCCGAGCGCGAGATGCAGCGCAAGCGGGGCGCGGACGTGGCCATGATCTTCCAGGACCCGCTCTCCTCGCTGCACCCGTACTACCGGGTCGGCGACCAGGTCGCCGAGGCCTACCGGGTGCACCACCCGGTGTCGAAGAAGGCGGCCCGCGCGCGCACGATCGAGATGCTCGCCCGGGTCGGCATCCCCAACCCGGACCGGCGGGTCGACGACTACCCGCACCAGTTCTCCGGCGGCATGCGCCAGCGCGTCATGATCGCCATGGCCCTGATCAACGACCCGAAGCTGCTCATCGCCGACGAGCCCACGACGGCGCTCGACGTGACCGTGCAGGCGCAGATCCTCGACCTCCTGCAGGACCTGCAGCGGGAGTTCCAGACCGCGCTCATCATGATCACGCACGACCTGGGCGTCATCGCCGAGCTCGCGGACGACGTCCTGGTCATGTACGCGGGCCGCGCCGTCGAGCACGGGGACACCCGGTCGCTGCTGACGAGGCCGTCGATGCCCTACACCTGGGGCCTGCTGCAGTCCGTGCCGGACGTGAGCGGCCCCGTCGACCGGCCGCTGCGCCCCATCCCGGGCAACCCGCCGAGCCTGCTCAGCCCGCCCACGGGCTGCGCCTTCCGCCCGCGCTGCGAGTTCGCGCAGCACGTCGGCGACGGCCGGTGCAGCACGCAGCTGCCCGACCTCGAGGAGGTCGCGCCCGGCCACGTCAAGCGCTGCCACCTGCCCGACCCGGCGGTCATGTACGACGCCGCCCCGTCCCTGATCGGAGTCAGCTGA
- a CDS encoding ABC transporter ATP-binding protein produces the protein MAAPLLEVRDLQMHFPVRSHGLVSTTVGHVKAVDGVSFTLEAGQSLGLVGESGSGKTTTGRLITRLNKPTGGQILFEGKDIARASDRELRPIRRDIQMIFQDPYTSLNPRQTVGEIIEAPLAIHDLVPRSGRLARVQELLEIVGLNPEHYNRYPHEFSGGQRQRIGIARALTLQPKLLVADEPVSALDVSIQAQVINLLQDLQREFGIAFLFIAHDLAIVRHFCPEIAVMYLGQIVERAPREQLYAHPQHPYTKALLSAAPDVAQAVSGTRVERIRLQGDPPSPINPPSGCRFRTRCWKAQDVCATLEPPLQRQGDALGTVACHFPESAETTELASAVAS, from the coding sequence ATGGCTGCGCCGCTGCTCGAGGTCCGCGACCTGCAGATGCACTTCCCGGTCCGCTCGCACGGCCTCGTCTCGACGACCGTCGGCCACGTGAAGGCCGTCGACGGGGTGTCGTTCACCCTGGAGGCCGGCCAGTCGCTCGGCCTGGTCGGGGAGTCCGGCTCCGGCAAGACGACGACCGGACGCCTGATCACGCGCCTCAACAAGCCGACCGGCGGCCAGATCCTCTTCGAGGGCAAGGACATCGCCCGGGCGAGCGACCGGGAGCTGCGGCCGATCCGCCGCGACATCCAGATGATCTTCCAGGACCCGTACACGTCGCTCAACCCGCGGCAGACGGTCGGCGAGATCATCGAGGCGCCCCTGGCGATCCACGACCTCGTGCCCAGGTCCGGGCGCCTGGCGCGCGTCCAGGAGCTGCTCGAGATCGTCGGGCTCAACCCGGAGCACTACAACCGCTACCCGCACGAGTTCTCCGGCGGCCAGCGCCAGCGCATCGGCATCGCCCGCGCTCTGACGCTCCAGCCCAAGCTCCTGGTCGCCGACGAGCCCGTCTCGGCGCTCGACGTCTCGATCCAGGCGCAGGTCATCAACCTGCTGCAGGACCTCCAGCGGGAGTTCGGCATCGCGTTCCTGTTCATCGCGCACGACCTGGCGATCGTCCGGCACTTCTGCCCCGAGATCGCCGTCATGTACCTGGGGCAGATCGTCGAGCGGGCACCGCGCGAACAGCTCTACGCCCACCCCCAGCACCCGTACACCAAGGCGCTCCTGTCGGCCGCCCCGGACGTCGCCCAGGCGGTGTCGGGCACGCGCGTCGAGCGGATCCGCCTGCAGGGCGACCCGCCGTCGCCGATCAACCCGCCGTCCGGCTGCCGGTTCCGGACCCGCTGCTGGAAGGCGCAGGACGTGTGCGCGACGCTCGAGCCGCCGCTGCAACGGCAGGGCGACGCCCTCGGCACGGTCGCCTGCCACTTCCCCGAGTCCGCCGAGACCACCGAGCTGGCCAGTGCCGTCGCGAGCTGA
- the bcp gene encoding thioredoxin-dependent thiol peroxidase — protein MPRLAVGDVAPAFSLPAADGSQLSLAAAVAEPGRRGVVVYFYPAALTPGCTTEACDFRDSLASLQGAGYAVVGVSPDGVDKLARFAERDALTFPLVSDADHAVADAYGAWGVRKLYGKDVTGIIRSTVVVDPDGRVAVAQYNVKATGHVARLRKTLGIG, from the coding sequence GTGCCCCGTCTCGCCGTCGGCGACGTCGCCCCCGCGTTCTCCCTGCCCGCCGCGGACGGCTCGCAGCTCTCGCTCGCGGCCGCCGTCGCCGAGCCGGGACGTCGCGGCGTCGTCGTCTACTTCTACCCGGCCGCCTTGACGCCCGGCTGCACCACGGAGGCGTGCGACTTCCGCGACTCCCTGGCGTCGCTGCAGGGCGCCGGCTACGCCGTCGTCGGCGTATCGCCCGACGGCGTCGACAAGCTCGCGAGGTTCGCCGAGCGCGACGCGCTCACGTTCCCTCTGGTGTCCGACGCCGACCACGCGGTCGCGGACGCCTACGGTGCGTGGGGCGTGCGCAAGCTCTACGGCAAGGACGTCACGGGGATCATCCGCTCGACGGTCGTCGTCGACCCGGACGGGCGCGTGGCGGTGGCCCAGTACAACGTCAAGGCGACGGGGCACGTGGCCCGGCTGCGCAAGACGCTGGGGATCGGCTGA
- a CDS encoding aminoglycoside phosphotransferase family protein, translating to MTPDAEKPLAGGEVPLAGGTMNAVVRVGETVRRPAGAWTPTVHALLAWVRAHGVDGVPAPLGLDGQGREVLTYVPGVVGGWSDADWTWAPAVLADAARLLRAWHDASVGFPRDGAVWRAAAHEPAEVVCLNDGAPYNMVGGPDGLAGFIDVDMASPGPRVRDLAYLAYRLCPFAEDAAPPAGTDPHARLAALVAAYSALPGATVHAADVLAAIPPRLLDLADFSEARAASAGRADLRDHAAMYRRDAARLARA from the coding sequence ATGACACCCGACGCCGAGAAGCCCCTCGCGGGCGGCGAGGTGCCGCTCGCGGGCGGCACCATGAACGCCGTCGTCCGCGTGGGCGAGACCGTGCGGCGCCCCGCCGGGGCGTGGACGCCCACCGTCCACGCCCTGCTCGCCTGGGTGCGCGCCCACGGCGTCGACGGCGTGCCCGCCCCGCTCGGCCTCGACGGGCAGGGCCGCGAGGTGCTCACGTACGTGCCCGGAGTCGTCGGCGGGTGGTCGGACGCCGACTGGACCTGGGCGCCCGCGGTGCTCGCCGACGCAGCCCGGCTGCTGCGCGCGTGGCACGACGCGTCCGTCGGGTTCCCGCGCGACGGCGCCGTGTGGCGCGCGGCCGCCCACGAGCCCGCCGAGGTGGTCTGCCTCAACGACGGCGCGCCCTACAACATGGTGGGCGGCCCCGACGGGCTGGCCGGGTTCATCGACGTCGACATGGCCTCCCCCGGCCCGCGCGTGCGCGACCTCGCGTACCTGGCCTACCGGCTGTGCCCGTTCGCGGAGGACGCCGCGCCGCCCGCCGGAACCGACCCGCACGCGCGGCTCGCGGCTCTGGTGGCGGCGTACTCCGCCCTGCCGGGAGCGACGGTCCACGCCGCGGACGTGCTGGCCGCGATCCCGCCGCGGCTGCTCGACCTCGCGGACTTCAGCGAGGCGCGCGCGGCCTCGGCGGGCCGGGCGGACCTGCGGGACCATGCCGCGATGTACCGCCGCGACGCGGCCCGGCTCGCCCGCGCGTGA
- a CDS encoding GroES family chaperonin has protein sequence MLFDRLLVQPETDASERQSAAGLVIPATAVGPKKLAWAVVVAKGEHVRQVTVGDRVLFDPEERAEVEVGGTDYVLLRERDVHGVSEASQAAGTTGLYL, from the coding sequence ATGCTGTTCGACCGCCTGCTCGTGCAGCCCGAGACGGACGCGTCGGAGCGGCAGTCGGCGGCGGGGCTCGTGATCCCGGCGACCGCCGTCGGGCCGAAGAAGCTGGCGTGGGCCGTCGTCGTCGCCAAGGGCGAGCACGTGCGGCAGGTGACCGTGGGGGACCGGGTGCTGTTCGACCCCGAGGAGCGGGCCGAGGTCGAGGTGGGCGGCACCGACTACGTGCTGCTGCGCGAGCGGGACGTGCACGGCGTGAGCGAGGCGTCGCAGGCGGCCGGCACCACCGGTCTGTACCTCTGA